Proteins found in one Bordetella genomosp. 11 genomic segment:
- a CDS encoding efflux RND transporter permease subunit, which yields MNISKFFIDRPIFAGVLSVLILLAGILAMFQLPISEYPEVVPPSVVVHAQYPGANPKVIAETVAAPLEEQINGVEDMLYMQAQANSDGNMTLTVYFKLGVDPDKAQQLVQNRVSQALPRLPDDVQRLGVTTAKSSPTLTLVVHLISPDNRYDMTYLRNYAVLNVKDRLARISGVGDVQLWGSGDYSMRIWLDPQKVAQMGMTASDVIAAIREQNVQVAAGVIGASPTLPNVPLQLNVNTQGRLTSEQEFRDIVLKTSPDGGVVRLGDVARVELDAAEYGLRSLLDNKPAVALGIMQAPGANALDVSKQVREAMKELSADFPPSVKYDVVYDPTQFVRASIEAVVHTLLEAIALVVIVVIVFLQTWRASLIPLLAVPVSIIGTFSLLLAFGYSINALSLFGMVLAIGIVVDDAIVVVENVERNIAAGLTPREATYRAMREVSGPIIAIAATLAAVFVPLAFMTGLTGQFYKQFAMTITISTVISAFNSLTLSPALAALLLKSHDAEPDWLTRAMNKVLGRFFAWFNRVFNRASEGYSSNVGGVMKRKSASLLVYALLLAATVGISYIVPGGFVPAQDKQYLVGFAQLPTGASLDRTEDVIRRMGDIAMKEPGVDHAVSFPGLSINGFTNSSSAGIVFVTLKPFDERVRDGLPADKIAASLNQKFGAVKDAFIAVFPPPPVMGLGTLGGFKLQIEDRAALGYEALDRATQAFVAAAAKAPELGPSFSNYQINVPQLDVDLDRVKAKQLGVKVTDVFDTMQIYLGSLYVNDFNRFGRVFQVRAQADAPFRARPEDIGLLKTRNAAGDMVPLSSLVRVSQTYGPEMVVRYNGYTAADINGGPAPGYSSDQAKEAAERIAAQTLPRGIKFEWTDLTYQQILAGNAGIWVFPISVLLVFLVLAAMYESLTLPLAVILIVPMSILAALAGVWLTRGDNNIFTQIGLMVLVGLACKNAILIVEFARELEMQGRSAFDAAVEACRLRLRPILMTSIAFIMGVVPLVYSSGAGSEMRHAMGIAVFFGMLGVTLFGLFLTPVFYVTLRSINPRKLHSAGRHEAPATAPHGQSQAHGHPVPGAE from the coding sequence ATGAACATATCCAAATTCTTCATCGACCGCCCGATCTTCGCGGGCGTGTTGTCGGTGCTGATACTACTGGCCGGGATACTGGCCATGTTCCAGCTACCGATATCGGAATATCCCGAAGTCGTACCGCCTTCCGTGGTGGTGCACGCGCAATACCCGGGCGCCAACCCGAAGGTCATCGCCGAAACCGTGGCCGCGCCGCTGGAAGAGCAGATCAACGGCGTCGAAGACATGCTGTACATGCAGGCGCAGGCCAACAGCGACGGCAATATGACGCTGACGGTCTACTTCAAGCTGGGCGTGGATCCGGACAAGGCGCAGCAGCTGGTGCAGAACCGCGTGTCGCAGGCGCTGCCGCGCCTGCCCGACGACGTACAGCGCCTGGGCGTGACCACCGCCAAGAGCTCGCCGACGCTGACGCTGGTGGTGCACCTGATCTCGCCCGACAACCGCTACGACATGACGTACCTGCGCAACTACGCGGTACTGAACGTGAAGGACCGGCTGGCCCGGATTTCCGGCGTCGGGGATGTGCAGCTGTGGGGTTCCGGCGACTATTCCATGCGCATCTGGCTGGATCCGCAGAAAGTCGCCCAGATGGGCATGACCGCCAGCGACGTCATCGCCGCGATCCGCGAGCAGAACGTGCAGGTGGCGGCCGGCGTGATCGGCGCTTCGCCCACGCTGCCGAACGTGCCGCTGCAATTGAACGTCAACACGCAGGGCCGCCTGACCAGCGAACAAGAGTTTCGCGATATCGTCCTGAAGACCTCGCCGGACGGCGGCGTGGTGCGACTGGGCGACGTCGCGCGCGTCGAACTGGACGCGGCCGAATACGGACTGCGCTCGCTGCTGGACAACAAGCCGGCCGTGGCGCTGGGCATCATGCAGGCGCCGGGCGCGAACGCCCTGGACGTCTCCAAGCAAGTCCGCGAAGCGATGAAGGAACTGTCGGCGGATTTCCCGCCGTCGGTGAAGTACGACGTGGTGTACGACCCCACGCAATTCGTCCGTGCCAGTATCGAAGCGGTGGTGCATACCCTGCTCGAGGCGATCGCGCTGGTCGTGATCGTGGTCATCGTGTTCCTGCAAACCTGGCGCGCGTCGCTGATCCCGCTGCTGGCCGTACCGGTGTCCATCATCGGGACATTCTCGCTGCTGCTCGCCTTCGGCTATTCGATCAACGCGCTGTCGCTGTTCGGCATGGTGCTGGCCATCGGGATCGTCGTGGACGATGCGATCGTGGTGGTGGAGAACGTCGAACGGAATATCGCCGCCGGCTTGACGCCACGCGAGGCGACCTACCGCGCGATGCGGGAAGTCAGCGGCCCCATCATCGCCATCGCGGCAACGCTGGCGGCGGTGTTCGTGCCGCTGGCCTTCATGACCGGCCTGACCGGACAGTTCTACAAGCAGTTCGCCATGACGATCACGATCTCCACCGTGATCTCGGCCTTCAACTCGCTGACGCTGTCGCCGGCCCTGGCCGCGCTGCTGCTGAAAAGCCATGACGCCGAACCGGACTGGCTGACGCGCGCGATGAACAAGGTGCTGGGACGGTTCTTCGCCTGGTTCAACCGGGTGTTCAACCGCGCATCGGAGGGCTATTCCAGCAACGTCGGCGGCGTCATGAAGCGCAAGTCCGCCAGCCTGCTGGTGTACGCGTTGCTGCTGGCAGCCACCGTGGGCATCTCGTACATCGTGCCCGGCGGCTTCGTGCCGGCGCAGGACAAGCAATATCTGGTGGGCTTCGCCCAATTGCCCACCGGCGCCTCGCTGGACCGCACGGAAGACGTGATCCGCCGCATGGGCGACATCGCCATGAAGGAACCCGGCGTGGATCACGCCGTGTCTTTCCCGGGGCTGTCGATCAACGGCTTCACCAACAGTTCCAGCGCCGGCATCGTCTTCGTCACCCTCAAGCCCTTCGACGAGCGTGTCCGCGACGGCTTGCCGGCGGACAAGATCGCGGCATCCCTGAACCAGAAGTTCGGCGCGGTGAAGGACGCCTTCATCGCGGTGTTCCCGCCCCCGCCGGTGATGGGCCTGGGCACGCTGGGCGGTTTCAAGCTGCAGATCGAGGACCGCGCCGCGCTGGGCTACGAAGCGCTGGACCGCGCCACGCAGGCCTTCGTCGCGGCGGCCGCCAAAGCGCCCGAACTGGGCCCGTCGTTCTCCAATTACCAGATCAACGTGCCGCAGCTGGACGTGGACCTGGACCGCGTGAAGGCCAAGCAGCTGGGCGTGAAGGTGACGGACGTCTTCGACACCATGCAGATCTATCTGGGCTCGCTGTACGTGAACGACTTCAACCGTTTCGGCCGGGTATTCCAGGTACGCGCCCAGGCGGATGCGCCCTTTCGCGCCCGGCCCGAGGACATCGGCCTGCTGAAGACGCGCAACGCAGCCGGCGACATGGTGCCGCTGTCCTCGCTGGTGCGCGTGTCGCAGACCTACGGGCCTGAGATGGTGGTTCGCTACAACGGCTACACCGCCGCCGACATCAACGGCGGGCCGGCGCCGGGCTATTCGTCCGACCAGGCCAAGGAAGCCGCCGAACGCATCGCGGCGCAGACCCTGCCGCGCGGCATCAAGTTCGAGTGGACCGACCTGACCTACCAGCAGATCCTGGCCGGCAACGCGGGCATCTGGGTGTTCCCGATCAGCGTGCTGCTGGTGTTCCTGGTGCTGGCCGCGATGTATGAAAGCCTGACGCTGCCGCTGGCCGTGATCCTGATCGTGCCCATGAGCATCCTGGCGGCACTGGCGGGCGTGTGGCTGACACGCGGGGATAACAACATCTTCACGCAGATCGGCCTGATGGTGCTGGTGGGGCTGGCATGCAAGAACGCCATCCTGATCGTGGAATTCGCCCGCGAACTGGAAATGCAGGGCCGCAGCGCCTTCGATGCCGCCGTGGAAGCCTGCCGCCTGCGTCTGCGCCCCATCCTGATGACGTCGATCGCCTTCATCATGGGCGTGGTGCCGCTGGTGTATTCCTCGGGCGCCGGTTCCGAAATGCGCCACGCCATGGGTATCGCGGTGTTCTTCGGCATGCTGGGCGTGACCTTGTTCGGGTTGTTCCTGACACCGGTTTTCTACGTCACGCTGCGCTCCATCAATCCGCGCAAGCTGCACTCGGCCGGCAGGCACGAGGCCCCCGCGACCGCGCCGCACGGCCAATCCCAGGCTCACGGCCACCCCGTGCCCGGCGCCGAATAA